TTAGTAGATAAAAACAACTGGAATTGTACCCATGGTGTAATTGAAGGTCTTTAATCCTTTAGAGTGAACCACGTTCATGTTACTTAACATTTTGAAAATATGTACTAATTCAATATGCATGTTTATTTCATACCAATGCTTATTTAGAGCTTGTTTGCTTTACCATATCAACTACAGTTAATTGTATTGATGTGTTAAAATTAAGACAGAAGGACTACATCTTTCTAATACATATTAGCGATAGTTTTTAATCTTCACATAAGTTTGCGGAGATTAAAAGTTATTGCTAATGTATGTGTTGGAAAGGTGTCACACCTAACTTTGTATGTACacaaaatttttttttgtaaaattaattggataaatatgtttttcgtTCTTGCAAATATGGTAATGTTTAGTTTTATCTATTGCCAGAGCAAATGTGCAATGGCATCTCTACCATTAGGAAAAAGTTTAGTTTGGTCGTCTAAATTTGAATGGTCACGTGTTTGGTGAACACTTATATTGCATTCTCACATCATTTCCCACGTCATGTGGAATATGATGCGACATGTGACGTGATGGTGTCGTGTTAGATAAAAGACTAAAACTAAACATTCCTAATTTTAGAGGAACTAAAAACTTAGCATGTTGTTAAAAACTCCCCCACCCCAAATCCCATCACCCGATCATGTAATAATTTCCCATAATACCTTCGGTTAAATTGTTTTCTTGATCCAAAATATGTAACCCATTTTTGTTTTAACATATTAGAAATAAGaatcttttttttaaatgtagAAATAAGAATCTGGTAGTGTTAATATCAGAATAACTTAAATTGAGTTTCCGGTACACCTTTTACATGTTATACTCCGTAAACTTAAATTTTCAACATTGGAGACAAATAGCTCTTTGGAATTTCCAAAATACAGTATCGTGAATTAAGCTTTCCAATTTTATAATTTGGCATGTAGTGTCTTGATGTAACTGCCTATATCActattttttataagcaaacaATGTATTAAAAGGGAGTATAAGAGGTACTTTAATCCTCAATACAGTGGAATGGTACTAAATTCATACCGGCATCCGCATCGTGTCATCCCACTAATTATACTCCATAtgtccgttcctaaatataagacttattccaaaaaattgcgcttattaagaaagcactTAATGTAACTAATTAGtgtaatgattttttaaaaatgcatatatTCTTTCCTATTTAcactttgtcattttctctcattaATTGATACTTTCTCCGTTCCAAAACAAtagtagttttagttttttcacaaagttttagaattcattaattgatgttacaatttgactgaaacacccttatttaatatgagtcatatgaaagagagagaatgaaaattaTTGGTCAATTAATTTATAAGAATTGTGATTAGTGGAAATAAAAAGTGAATTTTTaataaacacaattttttataataagtcttatatttaggaacaccATATGAAATATGAAGTATAATTAGTGGGATGACACATTGCGGATGCCGGTGTGAATTTAATACACTTGTCAATGTCGTTCAGATTTTATAAGATGTTACGCGGCATACTGACTAAAGTAGCTGTAGCTATTAAAAAAAGTTATCTTAAAAATCCTTCAACATATTTAGTTTGCAAAACTCTCCATAGAAATTCACCCCTTCAACTTCTGATACTGCATACATAATTAGCAAACTCAGAAGTAAGGAATTAAGGAAAATGGAGGAGCCTTTGTTGCCGAAACTGAGCAGCCAGAAGGAGGAGGTGATAGCAGCATGGTCAAAGAGTAGCAGTTTTCTTCAAGATCTTAAGAAGGTGAGTATGATGGCAGGACCAATGGTGGTGGTGACTGTGTCTCAGTTCTTGCTGCAAGTTGTGTCTTTGATCATGGTTGGACATCTCGATCAACTCTCTCTTGCTGGTGTTGCCTTAGCCACCTCCTTTGCAGATGTCACCGGCTTTAGCATTCTGGTAACTAAAATTCCTTTCCTTCCTTTGCCcccattaatttttttctacttaaaaaaatgcattttatctttGATCTCAAAAGTTAGTTTTTATACCTGTCACATGCTTTTAGATTTTAGAGGGTGCGATTCAAAATGATTAAAGGCACATTTGGATACACCATGAGAAAGCACAGTAAGTACAAAATTATAGTGAACAAGTATAGACATTAAACCCTAATGTAGTAACTTCAAGTTAGACGTAGTGTTTGGTTTCGTCGAGAGTATCTGTAAATGTAAACTGTGATCAAATGGTGTATGTCATCATCATTTGTGCATTGACAGTTCATATTAGTGTTAGTCAGGCTGTAGGCGATGCTAACTAGAGTTGGTCATATAAATTAGCTCTACATAACGTCGACTTAATTATACGATTGACTCTAGCATTTATGACTTTATGTCGTCCAACGTCTTCAGCGGGTTTAGTAGGCCTAGAGTCTGCTGAGCGATGCTAATACTTAGAATCACCCTTTTAACCCTTGCTCCTACGTTGTAAGCGTTGATATTTGGCCGACGCTATTTCGCGTTTTTCTAATGAGAGAGTGATTTTCTCTCATAGTCTTTTCCCAGTTATATATCTATTAATAAAATGCATTTTgctgttttaaaaaattaatgttataCTTGAATCTAAACATAATCTTTCTTACAAGAGTCCAATTTTTTTTGATTGATTGAGTTTATTGCTTTGTTGTTAAATCTAATTTAAATTATTCATTGAGATAATATACAATCTTAAAAGTATAGATTTTGTTCTCTATAAATTTGGGGTCCCATTCCCAAACTTATAGATAAATCATTAAGCTTAGGTCCGGAATTAGTGTTAGAGTGAAGAGGATATTTCCCTAGCCTCCTTTGTCTTCTTATAGGTCTTACCCTTGTCTCTTGGGTTGCTAGGAATTTTTGGTGTCATTATGTCCTTTATTGCCTATTTAGTGTGAAAATAATTGGCTTTATGATTTTTGGGGGTTATGGAAGGCTATTTATTATTGTGAACTGTTGTTCTTGGATCCTGGGTGTTTTTCCCGGATTTGGACTTGAGAGttctcttttttctctctctacGGTGGTGTGTGGTATGAGATGGTGGTGCTGGCACGGAGAAAATGCTCGAATATGACGGGGGGGGGGTGTACCTGTAGAAGACACTCCGACTCTCCACTCAGTAAGAAAGTTAGGAGAGAATCTCAGAATCTTATAAGAACTTAGAGATTGTAAGAAtgaatagtgtgttaagtaAATGAATGACCACACATGTATTTATAGGCTTGGGATCTCTTGCCATTACCTCTGCAAGTCCTGTGGAAGCCATCATGAAGGTCATTCCGGGCGCAAGGTTGGCGACAAGTCACCTTGCTTAAATCTTATGGCCTAGGCTGTTGTAGGGATGCCCGGCCGCTAGCTAGAACAGATCGTTCCTTTTCTAAGTCATTCAGTTCTTTCTTATGACACCAACTTGCTCGTGATGCCTTTTGGTCGACTGAGATGTTATTGAGCTTTTTGGCTTTATGAACCAGCCGGAACACTTGGGTTCACGATGGTACGAGTGACCTTTAATGTTGAGGTACCTTGGGAGGTGGTCTAGAAATAGATCATTTTCATCGATCGGACTAAGACCCTGTAATGACTCGAGGACCGGGGTCTTAGCCGCACACTCTTAGTTTGGTTTTGAAGGCATGCTCTTGCAATGCTCCGGTTACCGCCACTCGGTAACTCAGAAGGGGCAGAGCCCCTCAAGTGTGTGTGTTTGATAACTTAGGTTCTTACGATTGATCAGTGTATCGTTGTGCTACAAAACTTAACTATAGATTCTTTTCATTTACATCGTGTGTGCAAATAAAGATAAACTCATGCTACAGCAACAACACCATTATACCatcatcaataaaaaaaacaccAATACATGACAAAAGCTGGAATTGCAATATACAATCATGATACAAATTACCCAAATCAATCAGGCTAGGGTAATTTTGATAATCTATTGATATTTCTATTATTTCCTGATCAACTTATTGTTTACAGCCTTGAAAAGACAAGAATAAATGTTTTTATATCATTTTCTTATGTGTCCCCAAAAGAATATTATCCTTGTTTCTTAGTATACAAATATacaattcaataaaaaatactTGCAAGTAAACCAGATCGTAGAATTCAACACTGCTTAATTAGCATGCAAGTAATCCACCTTAAAAATTTCAACCAGTAGCATTCTTAAATTCTCACTTCGCTGAAAGGCAAAAAAAGTGATTGGCTTGGTCAAGCATGGATTTGGAACTCCCTGCAGCATCTACCAATGAATCTCAACAACCAAAACTTGCTGTTCCTGTGGAGTCTGTCTCAAATAATATAGCTAGGGTGGCTTTTCTTCAAGAGCTAAAGAAGGTGAGCTTGATGGCGGGACCattggtggtggtgacggtgtcGGAGTTCTTGCTGCAAGTTGTTTCTTTGATGATGGTTGGACATCTCCATGATTGAGAACTCTCCCTTGCTGGGGCTGCCTTAGCCACATCCATTGCAGATGTCAAAGGCTTTAGCATACTGGTAATTAATTAAGTAAAGCTAAGGGAAAGGGAAATGGAAGTTGCTTCTGTTGTTCGCCGTGATTTTTGTTTCATCTTGGTTTTTCACCATATATCCAAACACATGCTATATGTGTTGGTGAAACATATACAAAGTTGTTGTGCACCAACCTAGTGGGTTGGCGTAGTGGTTAACAGATCATATCTGAAGCAAGTGGTTAGGGGATGGAATCCCAACTCTCGTGAATGCAGAAAACTCATCGGCCAGCCTTACTGCTTAGTGCGATGACCGTGATCGAGGCAAGGAATTAGTCTCACGGCTACTAGTTGGAAGGATAtcttggtatatatatatatatataatatgaaaaCATTTAACCAAAAGAGAAATATTAAtgatatttataatatatatttgttattttgtaatttgttaaacagagaattattttaaattacttTATAAAGTCCATAATCATTTGATCAATTAATATGATATCAACAGTGTTATGTTTTTTCTAGTGTTCTCATTAACTTAACTTGAAATGAAATTCAGATAGGACTGGCTGGTGCTTTGGAAACTCTATGTGGCCAGTCATTTGGTGCAGAGCAATATCACAAGCTTGGAAGCTACACATTCTGTGCAATAGTCTCTCTGATCTTAAGCTGCATTCCAATTTCAATCCTATGGATCTTCATGGACAAATTGCTTGTTCTTTTGGGGCAAGACCATGCAATTTCACTAGTGGCTGGAAAATACTGCATTTGGCTCATTCCCTCACTCTTTGGCTATGCTGCTCTTCAAGCTTTGATTCGTTATTTCCAGACTCAGACTCTGATCTTTCCCATGCTTGTAATCTCAGTCATTGTTTTAATTTTGCACATACCCATCTGTTGGGTATTGGTGTTTCCATTTGGCCTTGGTAGAGATGGAGCAGCATTATCCATTTCAATTTCATATTATCTTACTGTCATATTATTTGGACTTTATATCAAATATTCTCCAGCATGTCAGAGAAGTAAGATAGTCATAGGGATGATTCCTCTAAGTAGCATCAAAGAGTTCTTCTTCTTAGCCATCCCTTCAGCTCTTATGGTTTGGTAAGTTTCTAGTTTTGCACTTGTATGATTGGGGAGTTAATGACTCAGTAGTGTGTGTTTAGATACCAGTTGAGTTATGAGTGCAACGTAAACGAACTTTCACTACAATTCATAAGAAGAGttcctttcattttttatttccgAGTGTCAACGGCTGTTTACACTGGTGCCAACTGGTATACAAACATAGTGTCAGTTGTGCTTCTCTTCTTTACATTTAGGCGTCTTGTTTGTCTAACATGTTTCTTTCTTAATGGATGCAGTTTGGAGTGGTGGTCCTTTGAGCTGCTAGTAATACTTGGTGGACTTTTGCCAAATCCCCAACTTCAAACCTCCGTTCTGTCAATTTGGTTTGTTCCTTCTGGATCTTGTTTTGTTTAGTTTGAGAAGATGTTTTCAGATTTAAATTTTAGTGCATGTGTGGAAAACCTTGTACAATTGATTCGTCAAGAGACGCTTCTCTGGAAGCTAACACAtgctagaattgattatgaggaaaatgaagttgatccaaacatagTTACAAAAATAATATTACCTTATTTTCACTTTGTTCCTTGCTTAAATGATTTATATAAGAAATAGTGAAACTTTTTGGCTGTTTCCTATACCAAGTTTGAAAATAAtgtgacatttttttttaatttaaagtgAAAAGAGCTAAACAGGaagtgaaaataaaaaacatttttctcaAACAAGCCGTAAGTAACTATCTGAAAACTCAAGGATTAATCTGACTTTTGTTTGCTTTTTGAGCAGCCTTAACCTTTGCAACCTGCACTTTTTCATTCCATATGGAGTTGGTGCTGCAGTAAGGTATGCTTCCATATATACATATTGAGATGAAAAACCAAGTGCATATACTAATATGATATCATACTTTTGTATTTTGTAGTACACGAGTTTCAAATGAGTTAGGGGCAGGGAAACCAAAGGAAGCTAGAGATGCTATTTTTGCTGTGATTATTCTAGCAACTTTAGATGCCATAATCCTTAGCTCTGCACTCTTTTGCTGCCGTCATGTGTTGGGATTTGCATTTAGCAATGATTTGGAAGTTGTCCATTCTGTTGCAAAGATAGTTCCCCTCCTTTGTCTCTCTGTCTGTGTGGATAGTTTCCTAGGAGTTTTGAGTGGTAAGTCATCATTGAACACTATATATGCTTACTAGATTTGAATAAGTGTTGATTGAAAAATCAGTTCTTAAAATTGTGATAGAATATAGGAACATGTATAACAAACTATTAAGTTATTAAAATCTCAATCGTTTATTTTCAATGAACAGTTATAATTCTACATTTAAAATGTATTTGATAAAGCTTATTTGGGTAGGTAAACACTTGTGCAAGTGCTTGGGTAAttatgaaaatagcttatggcctaTCTACTAGTTATTTTAAGCTTATCttaatattttcataagctgCTTAGATTAGCTTAATAAGCACATACACTTACCTATTTTGAGCTTACTTCAGTAAGCTTCTATAATAAACTTGTGATAAGTGTTCATTGCCAGAATCGCTTAATTTAAGCTGTCTTACTCTCTAAATTACACGTTCACATTTGAGGAGTTTAGGGTTATCAAACTA
This is a stretch of genomic DNA from Lotus japonicus ecotype B-129 chromosome 1, LjGifu_v1.2. It encodes these proteins:
- the LOC130728931 gene encoding protein DETOXIFICATION 3-like — its product is MEEPLLPKLSSQKEEVIAAWSKSSSFLQDLKKVSMMAGPMVVVTVSQFLLQVVSLIMVGHLDQLSLAGVALATSFADVTGFSILIGLAGALETLCGQSFGAEQYHKLGSYTFCAIVSLILSCIPISILWIFMDKLLVLLGQDHAISLVAGKYCIWLIPSLFGYAALQALIRYFQTQTLIFPMLVISVIVLILHIPICWVLVFPFGLGRDGAALSISISYYLTVILFGLYIKYSPACQRSKIVIGMIPLSSIKEFFFLAIPSALMVCLEWWSFELLVILGGLLPNPQLQTSVLSICLNLCNLHFFIPYGVGAAVSTRVSNELGAGKPKEARDAIFAVIILATLDAIILSSALFCCRHVLGFAFSNDLEVVHSVAKIVPLLCLSVCVDSFLGVLSGVARGAGWQKIGAVTNLLAYYAIGIPVALLLGFVLKLNAKGLWIGILTGSTTQTLVLALLTAFTKWEKQAPLATVRTSESDAAGS